From Ipomoea triloba cultivar NCNSP0323 chromosome 5, ASM357664v1, the proteins below share one genomic window:
- the LOC116019532 gene encoding uncharacterized protein LOC116019532 isoform X1: MKNGKGPVNENVHPSYLVETYLKSYGGSIKPMAGPNEWPSSDKEPPLPPLYTAKPRRPKKLRKRGCDEVSKKGGDEVSKDGIHLRRSFVKMHCTKCKKEGNNKRKCPDNLAVRERLANTKKRVKTTSNIAPQLVTVDPLAVGADPLLVAVHPLQLGADPLPVAADPLLNDDSWLASIDIDAMVSQLLQTPPSYPHVNVDEIAIISQPPTIGEEEEELNQDQAINKVEVNLEKKNEGEKPIQVAASRRKLVPLKSKR, translated from the exons ATGAAAAATGGTAAGGGTCCGGTGAATGAGAATGTACACCCATCTTACTTGGTTGAAACATACTTGAAGTCATATGGAGGTAGTATAAAGCCCATGGCAGGTCCTAATGAGTGGCCTTCAAGTGATAAAGAGCCCCCACTTCCACCTCTGTACACTGCAAAACCAAGAAGACCCAAAAAATTGAGGAAAAGAGGATGTGATGAAGTATCTAAGAAAGGAGGTGATGAGGTATCCAAAGATGGTATACATCTAAGAAGAAGCTTTGTTAAGATGCACTGCACCAAATGCAAGAAAGAAGgcaataataaaagaaaatgccCTGATAATCTTGCTGTTAGGGAGAGATTG GCAAATACAAAGAAAAGGGTCAAGACTACCAGTAACATTGCACCACAACTAGTAACAGTTGATCCCCTTGCAGTAGGAGCTGATCCACTTCTAGTAGCAGTTCATCCACTTCAACTAGGAGCTGATCCACTTCCAGTAGCAGCTGATCCACTTCTAAATGATGATAGTTGGTTGGCAAGCATAGATATTGATGCAATGGTGTCACAATTACTTCAAACTCCACCATCATATCCACATGTTAATGTTGatgaaattgcaattataaGTCAGCCACCTACaattggagaagaagaagaagaactcaATCAAGACCAAGCCATCAACAAGGTAGAAGTAaatttggagaagaagaatgaagGCGAAAAACCAATTCAAGTAGCAGCTAGTAGAAGGAAACTTGTGCCTTTGAAATCTAAAAGATAA
- the LOC116021117 gene encoding sucrose transport protein-like, translating to MWKIMMVAAIAAGVQFGWALQLSLLTPYVQLLGIPHKFASFIWLCGPISGMIVQPLVGYYSDNSTCRFGRRRPFIVAGAILVIIAVFLIGFAADIGHAAGDQIGKASKPRAIIIFVVGFWVLDVANNTLQGPCRAFLADLSGGSASKMRSANAFFSFFMAVGNVLGYSAGSYADLYKHFSFSKTPVCDIYCANLKSCFIISAIILLSVTTLALSLVGETPAPAEKNPAGAEAPAAACGQLLSALREFKRPMWILLAVTFVNWLAWFPFNLYNTDWMAKEVYGGKVGDGDLYDHGVQAGARGLLFQSVALGAVSLLMEYFGRRLVGAKVIWGGVNFILAAGLAFTVLVTKIAAKTRQYDVHGNALPPNAGVRAGALMLFCVLGIPLAHSLRSRIHLLQYLWCRPRFVLRSSQHFNLHTSDDFVFWWGTS from the exons ATGTGGAAGATTATGATGGTGGCGGCGATCGCGGCGGGGGTCCAATTCGGGTGGGCTCTTCAGCTTTCACTTCTAACGCCTTACGTGCAATTGCTGGGAATTCCGCACAAATTCGCGTCGTTTATTTGGCTGTGCGGCCCAATCTCCGGCATGATTGTTCAGCCACTGGTGGGGTATTACAGCGATAACTCTACTTGTCGGTTTGGTCGCCGTCGGCCGTTCATTGTCGCCGGTGCAATCCTAGTTATCATCGCCGTTTTCCTAATTGGCTTTGCCGCGGATATAGGGCACGCTGCTGGAGATCAAATTGGGAAGGCTTCCAAGCCCCGCGCTATCATTATTTTCGTCGTCGGCTTTTGGGTCCTTGACGTCGCCAACAATACGTTGCAG GGCCCATGCAGAGCGTTCTTGGCTGATCTCTCGGGTGGGAGCGCGAGCAAAATGAGAAGTGCGAAcgccttcttctccttcttcatgGCCGTCGGAAACGTTCTGGGCTACTCCGCCGGCTCCTACGCCGACCTATACAAACACTTCTCCTTCTCCAAGACTCCAGTCTGCGACATCTACTGCGCCAACCTAAAGTCCTGTTTCATCATCTCCGCAATCATCCTCCTCTCCGTGACAACTCTAGCCTTATCCCTCGTCGGCGAAACTCCGGCGCCGGCAGAGAAGAATCCGGCGGGGGCGGAAGCGCCGGCGGCGGCCTGCGGGCAACTCTTGAGCGCCCTGAGGGAGTTCAAGAGGCCGATGTGGATTCTCCTGGCGGTCACCTTCGTCAACTGGCTCGCGTGGTTCCCTTTCAATCTGTACAATACTGATTGGATGGCTAAGGAGGTGTACGGCGGGAAGGTCGGCGATGGGGACTTGTATGACCACGGGGTTCAGGCCGGCGCTAGGGGGCTGTTGTTTCAGTCGGTTGCTTTGGGGGCGGTGTCGTTATTGATGGAGTATTTTGGGCGGCGCCTTGTTGGGGCCAAGGTGATTTGGGGCGGGGTTAACTTTATCCTCGCCGCCGGGTTGGCCTTCACCGTTTTGGTGACGAAGATTGCGGCCAAAACGCGGCAGTACGACGTGCACGGCAATGCGCTGCCGCCGAACGCCGGCGTCAGAGCCGGAGCTTTGATGCTCTTTTGTGTTCTCGGAATTCCTCTTGCG CATTCCCTTCGCTCTCGCATCCATCTTCTCCAGTACTTATGGTGCAGGCCAAG GTTTGTCCTTAGGAGTTCTCAACATTTCAATTTGCATACCTCAG ATGATTTTGTCTTTTGGTGGGGGACCTCTTGA